One segment of Planctomycetota bacterium DNA contains the following:
- a CDS encoding M3 family metallopeptidase, whose protein sequence is MPLHRVPTVTVIALVLFSWCSPPMHAVAQPPSTNPLVAPWSGPYGGVPPFDRVRTADFAPALEAAMAEQLTAIGRITAAAEPPSFENTIAELERSARPMERVQAVYGVFTGCMSDDALRAVERGMAPKLAAFADRIFQDEKLFARIAAVDEARERSGLSPEQQRLTWLTYTDFVRAGAKLDAAAKRELSAINQKLAELSTRFAQNLLADETDQAIVLAAEADTAGLPADVKAAAAAAAAARGKPGQWAIQNTRSSVEPFLTFSPRRDLREKVWRMFVDRGDGGGATDNNAIIAEILALRARRAKLLGYPTHAHWRVEHAMAKTPERALELMEAVWKPAVVRAREEVADMQAAADREGAGITIEPWDYRYYAEKVRAAKYDLDESEIVPYLQLEKLREGMFFMARELFGFSFKPLAPGAVPVYHPDVRVWEVVDPAGEHVGLWYFDPYARTGKRSGAWMSAYRAQEAFDNAVTTIVSNNCNFVKGEPGEPVLVSWDDATTLFHEFGHALHGLCSAVRYPSLAGTAVARDYVEFPSQVLEHWLSTPEILDRYALHFRTGQPIPRELVARIERAKRFNEGFRTVEFLASALVDMKLHLAGDVPIDPDRFERETLATLGMPREIVMRHRTPQFAHVFGGDGYSAAYYSYLWADTLTADAWEAFTEAGGAWDKGVAKRLRDHVFSVGNTIDPADGYRAFRGRDAGIDALMRKRGFAKE, encoded by the coding sequence ATGCCGCTCCATCGCGTTCCGACCGTGACCGTGATCGCGCTGGTCCTTTTCTCCTGGTGCTCCCCGCCCATGCACGCCGTCGCCCAGCCGCCGTCGACGAATCCCCTGGTCGCCCCGTGGAGCGGCCCGTACGGCGGGGTGCCGCCGTTCGACCGGGTGCGGACCGCCGACTTCGCCCCGGCACTCGAGGCGGCGATGGCCGAGCAGCTCACGGCGATCGGCAGGATCACCGCGGCGGCCGAGCCGCCGTCGTTCGAAAACACGATCGCTGAACTGGAACGGTCCGCCCGGCCGATGGAGCGGGTCCAGGCGGTGTACGGCGTGTTCACCGGCTGCATGAGTGACGACGCCCTTCGCGCCGTCGAGCGCGGCATGGCGCCGAAGCTCGCCGCGTTCGCCGACCGGATCTTCCAGGACGAGAAGCTGTTCGCGCGGATCGCCGCGGTCGACGAGGCCCGTGAGCGCTCGGGCCTCTCGCCCGAGCAGCAGCGCCTCACCTGGCTGACCTATACCGACTTCGTCCGTGCCGGGGCCAAGCTCGACGCCGCCGCCAAGCGGGAGCTGTCGGCGATCAACCAGAAGCTCGCCGAGCTGTCGACGCGCTTCGCCCAAAACCTCCTCGCCGACGAGACCGACCAGGCGATCGTGCTCGCCGCCGAGGCCGACACCGCCGGGCTGCCGGCGGATGTCAAGGCGGCGGCGGCGGCCGCCGCCGCCGCACGCGGCAAACCGGGGCAGTGGGCGATCCAGAACACGCGCTCGAGCGTCGAGCCGTTCCTCACCTTCTCGCCGCGCCGCGACCTGCGCGAGAAGGTGTGGCGGATGTTCGTCGACCGCGGCGACGGCGGCGGCGCCACCGACAATAATGCCATCATCGCCGAGATCCTCGCGCTCCGTGCCCGTCGGGCCAAGCTCCTCGGCTATCCGACCCACGCCCACTGGCGCGTCGAGCACGCGATGGCCAAGACGCCGGAGCGGGCGCTGGAGCTGATGGAGGCGGTGTGGAAGCCGGCCGTCGTCCGGGCCCGCGAGGAGGTGGCCGACATGCAGGCCGCGGCCGACCGCGAGGGGGCCGGGATCACGATCGAGCCCTGGGACTACCGCTACTACGCCGAGAAGGTGCGGGCCGCGAAGTACGACCTCGACGAGAGCGAGATCGTCCCCTACCTGCAGCTCGAGAAGCTGCGCGAGGGGATGTTCTTCATGGCCCGGGAGCTGTTCGGCTTCTCGTTCAAGCCGCTCGCCCCCGGCGCCGTGCCGGTCTACCACCCCGACGTCCGCGTCTGGGAGGTGGTCGACCCGGCGGGGGAGCACGTCGGGCTGTGGTACTTCGATCCCTACGCCCGCACCGGGAAGCGCTCGGGGGCGTGGATGAGCGCCTACCGGGCCCAGGAGGCGTTCGATAACGCGGTGACGACGATCGTCTCCAACAACTGCAATTTCGTGAAGGGAGAGCCGGGCGAGCCGGTGCTCGTCAGCTGGGACGACGCCACGACGCTGTTCCACGAATTCGGCCACGCCCTCCACGGGCTCTGTTCGGCGGTCCGCTACCCGTCGCTGGCCGGCACGGCGGTGGCGCGCGACTACGTCGAGTTCCCCTCGCAGGTCCTCGAGCACTGGCTCTCGACCCCCGAGATCCTCGACCGCTACGCGCTCCATTTCCGCACCGGTCAGCCGATCCCGCGCGAGTTGGTCGCGCGGATCGAGCGTGCCAAGCGCTTCAACGAGGGGTTCCGGACGGTCGAGTTCCTCGCCAGCGCCCTGGTCGACATGAAGCTCCACCTTGCCGGCGACGTGCCGATCGACCCCGACCGCTTCGAGCGCGAGACCCTCGCCACCCTCGGAATGCCGCGCGAGATCGTGATGCGCCACCGGACGCCGCAGTTCGCCCACGTCTTCGGCGGCGACGGCTACTCCGCCGCCTACTACAGCTACCTGTGGGCCGACACCCTCACCGCCGACGCCTGGGAGGCGTTCACCGAGGCGGGGGGCGCGTGGGACAAGGGCGTCGCCAAGCGGCTCCGCGACCACGTCTTCTCGGTCGGCAACACGATCGACCCGGCCGACGGCTACCGCGCCTTCCGCGGCCGCGACGCCGGGATCGACGCCCTGATGCGGAAGCGCGGCTTCGCGAAGGAGTGA
- a CDS encoding MFS transporter, which produces MADHSAAPSTRREAESLADLSPQQWKSGIAAWLGWLFDGLDMHLYTLVAPPFVAELLGGLDQRDVAVGRTASIIQAGFLVGWALGGGFFGRVGDRIGRTRALNLTILTYALFTGLSFFAQTWWQLLICRFLAALGIGGEWAVGAALISETWPRRWRPWLAAVLQSAVNVGVVLAMVAGILLASFAPRTVFLVGVLPAFLVVWIRRAVPEPEEWHAARASATETAPGVADLFRGAVRRTTLLTIVVCSLSLTAHWAFMYWYLQHLRNHPDLAGWTEAAKTSYASQAMILVMVASIAGNFLAALLARTFGYRRAIALLCVAYFGAMLLAYSSPRPHGELFWLLGPIGVCQGVFGLFTMYLPPLFPTLLRTTGAGFCYNIGRLVAAAGTVVFGLFSKVGDHRLALLYAAWLFLPAAAVAWLLPEPPDESTPGAVR; this is translated from the coding sequence ATGGCCGACCACTCCGCCGCCCCGTCCACCCGGCGCGAGGCCGAGAGCCTCGCCGACCTGTCGCCCCAGCAGTGGAAGAGCGGCATCGCCGCCTGGCTGGGGTGGCTGTTCGACGGCCTCGACATGCACCTCTACACGCTCGTCGCGCCGCCGTTCGTGGCCGAGCTGCTCGGTGGCCTCGACCAGCGCGACGTCGCGGTCGGCCGGACCGCATCGATCATCCAGGCGGGGTTCCTCGTCGGCTGGGCGCTCGGCGGCGGCTTCTTCGGCCGGGTCGGCGACCGGATCGGCCGGACCCGCGCCCTCAACCTCACGATCCTCACCTATGCCCTGTTCACCGGCCTGTCGTTCTTCGCCCAGACGTGGTGGCAGCTGCTCATCTGCCGGTTCCTCGCCGCGCTGGGCATCGGTGGCGAATGGGCGGTCGGGGCGGCGCTGATCTCGGAAACCTGGCCGCGCCGCTGGCGGCCGTGGCTGGCGGCGGTCCTCCAATCGGCGGTCAACGTCGGCGTCGTCCTGGCGATGGTGGCGGGGATCCTCCTCGCCTCGTTCGCGCCGCGGACGGTGTTCCTCGTCGGCGTCCTGCCGGCGTTCCTCGTCGTCTGGATCCGCCGCGCGGTCCCCGAGCCGGAGGAGTGGCACGCCGCCCGGGCGAGCGCCACGGAAACCGCCCCCGGCGTGGCCGACCTGTTCCGCGGCGCCGTCCGCCGCACGACGCTGCTCACGATCGTCGTCTGCAGCCTGTCGCTGACGGCGCACTGGGCGTTCATGTACTGGTACCTCCAGCACCTCCGCAATCATCCCGACCTCGCCGGCTGGACCGAGGCGGCGAAGACGAGCTACGCCAGCCAGGCGATGATCCTGGTGATGGTCGCCTCGATCGCCGGCAACTTCCTCGCGGCGCTGCTCGCCCGGACTTTCGGCTACCGCCGCGCCATCGCGCTGTTGTGCGTGGCGTACTTCGGCGCGATGCTCCTGGCCTACTCGAGCCCCCGGCCCCACGGCGAGCTGTTTTGGCTGCTCGGGCCGATCGGCGTCTGCCAGGGGGTGTTCGGGCTGTTCACGATGTACCTGCCGCCGCTGTTCCCGACGCTCCTGCGGACCACCGGCGCCGGATTCTGCTACAACATCGGCCGCCTCGTCGCCGCCGCGGGGACGGTCGTGTTCGGGCTGTTTTCCAAGGTCGGCGACCATCGCCTGGCGCTGCTCTACGCGGCGTGGCTCTTCCTGCCGGCTGCGGCCGTCGCCTGGCTCCTCCCCGAACCGCCCGACGAATCGACTCCCGGAGCTGTCCGCTGA
- the zwf gene encoding glucose-6-phosphate dehydrogenase, translating to MSHTIVIFGASGDLTSRKLVPALWSLSRAGVLPAETRIVGFSRTPFSDDAWRAALLESTRVHADGFDAASWPVFAARLHYQPGDIASHDDVARLGERLASLEGAAGATRVYYLATAPQFYEPVVAALGSLGMAAETAGPRRIVVEKPFGTDLATARQLNARLHAVFSESQVYRIDHYLGKESVQNILALRFANTIFEPVWNRRYIDHVQITVAEEVPVGRRGAYYDSAGVLRDMFQNHLLQLLMITAMEAPVRFQATAVRNEKVKVLEAIRPLEPAEVAAAGVRGQYAGYLAEPGVAVDSRTATFATLRLEVDNWRWQGVPFYLRSGKCMSCRTTQIVIGFRQPPLELFASSKRRVAREANRLVIQIQPAEGIQLHFHTKVPGAGMQLRLTDLEFSYSREFSGRLPEAYEPLLLDVLTGDASLFARADEVEKSWEIIDPVARAWAGSDQPALARYEPGHWGPQASADWMAAQGRTWFDTCPVLTGPPVPT from the coding sequence ATGTCGCACACGATCGTGATCTTCGGCGCCTCCGGCGACCTGACGTCGCGGAAGCTCGTCCCGGCGCTGTGGAGCCTGTCGCGCGCCGGGGTCCTGCCCGCCGAGACGCGGATCGTCGGCTTCTCGCGGACGCCGTTCTCCGACGACGCCTGGCGGGCCGCGCTCCTCGAATCGACACGCGTTCATGCCGACGGCTTCGACGCCGCGAGCTGGCCGGTGTTCGCCGCGCGGCTCCACTACCAGCCCGGCGACATCGCCTCGCACGACGACGTCGCCAGGCTCGGCGAGCGGCTGGCGAGCCTCGAGGGAGCGGCAGGGGCGACGCGCGTCTACTACCTCGCCACCGCGCCGCAGTTTTACGAGCCGGTGGTCGCGGCGCTCGGCAGCCTGGGGATGGCCGCCGAGACGGCCGGACCGCGGCGGATCGTCGTCGAGAAGCCGTTCGGCACCGACCTGGCGACCGCGCGGCAGCTCAATGCCCGGCTCCACGCGGTGTTCAGCGAGAGCCAGGTCTACCGCATCGACCATTACCTGGGGAAAGAGTCGGTCCAGAACATCCTCGCCCTCCGCTTCGCCAACACGATCTTCGAGCCGGTCTGGAATCGCCGCTACATCGACCACGTCCAGATCACCGTCGCCGAGGAGGTGCCGGTGGGGCGCCGCGGGGCCTACTACGACTCGGCCGGCGTCCTCCGCGACATGTTCCAAAACCACCTCCTCCAACTCCTCATGATCACGGCGATGGAAGCCCCGGTCCGCTTCCAGGCGACGGCGGTCCGGAACGAGAAGGTCAAGGTCCTCGAGGCGATCCGGCCGCTGGAGCCCGCCGAAGTCGCCGCCGCCGGCGTCCGCGGGCAGTATGCCGGCTACCTCGCCGAGCCGGGCGTGGCGGTCGACAGCCGCACGGCGACGTTCGCAACGCTGCGCCTCGAGGTCGACAACTGGCGCTGGCAAGGGGTGCCGTTCTACCTCCGCAGCGGCAAGTGCATGTCGTGCCGGACGACGCAGATCGTGATCGGGTTCCGCCAGCCGCCGCTGGAACTGTTCGCGTCGTCGAAGCGGCGCGTGGCCCGTGAGGCCAACCGGCTCGTGATCCAGATCCAGCCCGCCGAGGGGATCCAGCTCCACTTCCACACCAAGGTCCCCGGCGCCGGGATGCAGTTGCGCCTGACCGACCTCGAGTTCAGCTACTCGCGCGAGTTTTCCGGGCGGTTGCCCGAGGCCTACGAGCCCCTCCTCCTCGACGTCCTCACCGGCGACGCCAGCTTGTTCGCCCGTGCCGACGAGGTGGAGAAGTCGTGGGAGATCATCGACCCCGTCGCCCGCGCCTGGGCGGGCAGCGACCAGCCGGCGCTGGCGCGCTATGAGCCGGGCCACTGGGGGCCGCAGGCCAGCGCCGACTGGATGGCGGCGCAGGGACGGACGTGGTTCGACACCTGCCCGGTGCTCACCGGACCCCCGGTGCCGACGTGA
- a CDS encoding NAD(+) synthase, producing MPRHGFHRIAVCSPPVAIADPARNAAALVAQLDQTADADVVVFPELALTGYTCGDLFRQRRLLDAATTALDTVRRATAGAPRIVFVGMPVAAGPALFNCAVALQGGAVRGVVPKTAIPTYGEFYESRWFRGAGQGDPAEIDLFGEPVPFGTDLLFAAGALVIAAEICEDLWLPIPPSSHAALAGATLLVNLSASNETVAKHDYRRALVANQSGRCVAAYAYASAGPDESTTDLVFGGHCLVAENGQVLVESPRVGLPGTPARGGWLAGVDVDIDRLDGERRFISSFGEAARAEQRLYRHVQLDAPAADLVGLARHVDGRPFVPREPATLAARCAEVFGIQCAGLGRRLEHLGWPEVVLGVSGGLDSTLALLVAAKTFAAAGRDAARIRGFALPGFGTTPRTSGNARALMAGLGVTAAEIDIRPVCLETFKALGHRPFGIDPAGLDVAGLEARLAKLPAAARHDLVFENVQARQRTLVLMSHGFVLGTGDLSELALGWCTYAGDQTSMYGVNSSVPKTLVRFLVEHVASTEHAGTALEAVLRDIAATTISPELLPPGPDGGITQSTEELLGPYELHDFFLWGFVRCGFTPEKLLFLSDHAAFSRDYPRAERERTLATFLRRFFSQQFKRSALPDGPKVGSVSLSPRGDWRMPSDADAASWLGRG from the coding sequence ATGCCCCGCCACGGGTTCCACCGCATCGCCGTCTGCTCTCCGCCGGTGGCGATCGCCGATCCGGCGCGCAACGCCGCCGCGCTCGTGGCCCAGCTCGACCAGACCGCCGACGCCGACGTCGTCGTCTTCCCGGAGCTGGCCCTGACCGGCTACACGTGCGGCGACCTGTTTCGCCAGCGCCGTCTCCTCGATGCCGCTACCACCGCGCTCGACACCGTGCGGCGGGCGACGGCAGGCGCGCCGCGGATCGTGTTCGTCGGCATGCCGGTGGCGGCCGGCCCGGCGCTGTTCAATTGCGCCGTCGCCCTCCAGGGGGGCGCCGTGCGGGGTGTCGTCCCGAAAACGGCGATCCCGACCTACGGCGAGTTCTACGAGTCGCGCTGGTTTCGTGGGGCAGGGCAGGGGGACCCCGCCGAGATCGACCTGTTCGGCGAGCCGGTCCCGTTCGGCACCGACCTGCTGTTCGCGGCCGGGGCGCTGGTGATCGCCGCGGAGATCTGCGAGGACCTCTGGCTGCCGATCCCGCCGAGCAGCCATGCCGCCCTCGCCGGCGCCACGCTGCTGGTCAATCTGTCGGCCTCCAACGAGACCGTCGCCAAGCACGACTACCGCCGGGCGCTGGTCGCCAACCAGTCGGGCCGCTGCGTCGCCGCCTACGCCTACGCCTCCGCCGGCCCCGACGAGTCGACGACGGACCTCGTCTTCGGTGGCCATTGCCTGGTCGCCGAAAACGGCCAGGTCCTCGTCGAGAGCCCGCGCGTCGGCCTCCCCGGCACCCCCGCCCGTGGCGGCTGGCTGGCCGGGGTCGACGTCGACATCGACCGGCTCGACGGCGAACGGCGCTTCATCTCCAGCTTCGGCGAGGCGGCACGGGCCGAGCAGCGGCTCTACCGGCACGTCCAGCTCGACGCTCCGGCCGCCGACCTCGTCGGACTGGCCCGCCACGTCGACGGCCGGCCGTTCGTGCCGCGCGAGCCGGCGACGCTCGCTGCGCGCTGCGCCGAGGTGTTCGGGATCCAGTGCGCCGGGCTCGGGCGGCGGCTCGAGCACCTCGGCTGGCCCGAGGTGGTGCTCGGCGTGTCGGGGGGGCTCGACTCGACGCTCGCGCTGTTGGTGGCGGCGAAGACGTTTGCCGCCGCGGGGCGCGACGCCGCGCGGATCCGGGGGTTTGCCCTGCCGGGGTTCGGCACGACCCCCCGCACCAGCGGCAACGCCCGGGCGCTGATGGCCGGGCTCGGTGTGACCGCCGCCGAGATCGACATCCGCCCGGTCTGCCTGGAGACGTTCAAGGCGCTCGGCCACCGGCCGTTCGGGATCGACCCCGCCGGCCTCGACGTCGCCGGGCTCGAAGCCCGGCTGGCGAAGCTGCCGGCCGCCGCCCGCCACGACCTGGTGTTCGAAAACGTCCAAGCGCGCCAGCGGACGCTGGTGCTGATGAGCCACGGATTCGTCCTCGGCACCGGCGACCTGTCGGAACTGGCCCTCGGGTGGTGCACCTACGCCGGCGACCAGACGAGCATGTACGGCGTCAATTCATCGGTGCCCAAGACGCTCGTGCGGTTTCTCGTCGAGCACGTGGCCTCGACCGAACACGCCGGGACGGCGCTGGAGGCCGTGCTCCGCGACATCGCCGCGACGACGATCTCGCCCGAGCTCCTCCCCCCGGGGCCCGACGGCGGCATCACCCAGTCGACCGAGGAACTGCTCGGTCCCTACGAGCTCCACGACTTCTTCCTGTGGGGCTTCGTCCGCTGCGGTTTCACGCCGGAGAAGCTCCTCTTCCTCTCCGACCACGCCGCGTTCTCGCGCGACTATCCCCGCGCCGAGCGCGAGCGGACGCTGGCGACGTTCCTGCGGCGCTTCTTCAGCCAGCAGTTCAAGCGCTCGGCGCTCCCCGACGGCCCGAAGGTGGGCTCGGTGAGCCTGTCGCCACGCGGCGACTGGCGGATGCCCTCCGACGCCGACGCGGCGTCATGGCTCGGGCGCGGCTGA
- a CDS encoding DUF2294 family protein, translated as MTSVGPGWGRHRNGSTRLVCPPDRGADDMATKRGMDKSVGELEAATCTLISRFISDLIGRGPRSVTATLRGVTLVVLLEGVLTAAEERLVALPDERKSGCSMVRQMRDHIMRGACPKLIDELAGALGRTAAGMFHDTAPELDQEVFVFSLAREKRQPKLS; from the coding sequence ATGACAAGCGTCGGCCCTGGGTGGGGAAGGCATCGGAACGGATCGACGAGGCTTGTCTGTCCTCCAGATCGAGGAGCAGACGACATGGCAACGAAGCGCGGCATGGACAAGTCGGTCGGTGAGCTCGAAGCGGCGACATGCACGCTGATCTCGCGGTTCATCAGCGACCTCATCGGACGCGGCCCGCGTTCGGTGACGGCGACGCTGCGGGGCGTCACGTTGGTCGTGCTCCTCGAGGGCGTGCTCACGGCTGCCGAGGAGCGGCTCGTCGCGCTTCCCGACGAGCGGAAGAGCGGCTGCTCGATGGTCCGCCAGATGCGCGACCACATCATGCGCGGAGCGTGTCCGAAGTTGATCGACGAGCTCGCAGGCGCCCTCGGTCGGACGGCGGCGGGGATGTTTCACGACACCGCCCCGGAATTGGACCAGGAAGTGTTCGTATTCAGCCTGGCGCGCGAGAAACGCCAGCCGAAGCTCTCCTGA
- the gndA gene encoding NADP-dependent phosphogluconate dehydrogenase: MAKQATCDFGLIGLAVMGENLALNVASRGVPIAVYNRTASVTDAFTAGRGKQPHVVGCHSLEDLVAALKPPRKVMMMVKAGPAVDDLIRTLTPLLSKGDILIDGGNTYPADTERRTKEVEANGLLYVGMGVSGGEEGALKGPSLMPSGSPAAWPALKPILQAIAAKVGPKADIPCCEWIGPRGAGHYVKMVHNGIEYGDMQLICEAYWLLRQVAGLGNDELAAVFADWNRGELDSYLIEITRDIFTARDPETGEFLVDSILDAAGAKGTGKWMSQLALDLGVPSTLVTEAVYARTLSAMKEARTRASAKLVGPSATWSGDTQAFVEDVRHALYASKIASYAQGFVQLAAAAKEHDWPLDYRSIAMLWRGGCIIRAQFLERIAEAFSGDKNLENLMLAPYFQQALANAQTGWRHVVATAAAHGVPTPAFMAALAYYDGYRSARLPANLLQAQRDYFGSHTYQRTDRPGTFHSEWLDLRRPVPARGKA, encoded by the coding sequence ATGGCCAAGCAGGCGACGTGTGATTTCGGTCTCATCGGCCTCGCCGTGATGGGGGAAAACCTGGCGCTCAACGTCGCCAGCCGCGGGGTGCCGATCGCCGTCTACAACCGCACCGCGAGCGTCACCGACGCGTTTACCGCCGGCCGGGGCAAGCAGCCCCACGTGGTCGGGTGCCATTCGCTCGAGGACCTCGTCGCGGCGCTCAAGCCGCCGCGGAAGGTGATGATGATGGTCAAGGCCGGGCCGGCGGTCGACGACCTGATCCGCACGCTCACGCCGCTGCTCTCCAAGGGCGACATCCTCATCGACGGGGGCAATACCTATCCCGCCGACACCGAACGGCGCACCAAGGAGGTCGAGGCCAACGGGCTTTTGTACGTCGGGATGGGCGTCTCCGGCGGCGAGGAGGGAGCGCTGAAGGGGCCGAGCCTGATGCCGTCGGGATCGCCGGCGGCGTGGCCGGCGCTGAAGCCGATCCTCCAGGCGATCGCCGCCAAGGTCGGCCCCAAGGCCGACATCCCCTGCTGCGAATGGATCGGGCCGCGCGGCGCGGGCCATTACGTCAAGATGGTCCACAACGGGATCGAATATGGCGACATGCAGCTGATCTGCGAGGCCTACTGGCTCCTCCGCCAGGTCGCCGGCCTCGGCAACGACGAGCTCGCCGCCGTGTTCGCCGACTGGAACCGCGGCGAGCTCGACAGCTACCTGATCGAGATCACCCGCGACATCTTCACCGCCCGCGACCCGGAAACCGGCGAGTTCCTCGTCGACTCGATCCTCGACGCCGCCGGCGCCAAGGGCACGGGGAAGTGGATGAGCCAGCTGGCCCTCGACCTCGGCGTTCCCAGCACGCTGGTCACCGAGGCGGTCTACGCGCGGACGCTGTCGGCGATGAAGGAGGCGCGGACCCGCGCGAGTGCCAAGCTCGTCGGACCGTCGGCCACGTGGAGCGGCGACACGCAGGCGTTCGTCGAGGACGTGCGCCACGCCCTGTATGCCTCGAAGATCGCCAGCTACGCCCAGGGCTTCGTGCAGCTCGCGGCGGCGGCCAAGGAGCACGACTGGCCGCTCGACTACCGCTCGATCGCGATGCTGTGGCGTGGCGGCTGCATCATCCGGGCGCAGTTCCTCGAGCGGATCGCCGAGGCGTTCAGCGGCGACAAGAACCTCGAGAACCTGATGCTCGCCCCCTATTTCCAGCAGGCGCTGGCGAATGCCCAGACCGGCTGGCGGCATGTCGTCGCGACCGCCGCGGCCCACGGCGTGCCGACGCCGGCGTTCATGGCGGCGCTGGCCTATTACGACGGCTACCGAAGCGCCCGGCTGCCGGCCAACCTCCTCCAGGCGCAGCGCGACTACTTCGGATCCCACACCTACCAGCGCACCGATCGGCCGGGGACGTTCCACAGCGAGTGGCTCGACCTGCGGCGCCCGGTGCCGGCCCGGGGGAAGGCATAG
- a CDS encoding SDR family oxidoreductase codes for MATALERLFGLSGRTAVVVGGTGVLGGALAEGLASAGALVVVAGRGADRGAARVDAIRAAGGQATFVAVEATERGSVEALLAATLAETGRADILVNCAGVNSAIPYFEIPDDDYDRVLDTNLKSTHLGCQVFGAAMAAAGGGAILNLGSVSADKPLSKVFIYSASKAAVVNYTQNVARELAPRGVRVNVLCPGFFPAEQNRRILSPERTAAIMGQTPMNRFGNPEELVGAALLLCAPVAGSFITGTALYVDGGFTGMRF; via the coding sequence ATGGCCACGGCGCTCGAGCGGCTGTTCGGGCTCTCCGGTCGGACCGCGGTCGTCGTCGGCGGCACCGGCGTCCTCGGCGGGGCGCTGGCCGAGGGGCTGGCCTCGGCCGGGGCGTTGGTCGTCGTCGCCGGTCGGGGGGCCGACCGCGGCGCCGCCCGGGTCGACGCGATCCGCGCCGCCGGCGGGCAGGCGACGTTCGTCGCCGTCGAGGCGACCGAGCGCGGGAGCGTCGAGGCGCTGCTGGCCGCCACGCTCGCCGAGACGGGACGGGCCGACATCCTCGTCAACTGCGCCGGGGTGAACTCGGCGATCCCGTATTTCGAGATCCCCGACGACGACTACGACCGCGTCCTCGATACGAACCTCAAGAGCACCCACCTCGGCTGCCAGGTGTTCGGGGCGGCGATGGCCGCCGCCGGCGGCGGGGCGATCCTCAACCTCGGCAGCGTCTCCGCCGACAAGCCGCTGTCGAAGGTGTTCATCTACTCGGCGTCGAAGGCGGCGGTCGTCAACTACACGCAGAACGTCGCCCGTGAGCTCGCCCCGCGCGGGGTGCGCGTCAACGTCCTCTGCCCCGGGTTCTTCCCCGCCGAACAGAACCGGCGGATCCTCTCCCCGGAGCGGACGGCGGCGATCATGGGGCAGACACCGATGAACCGCTTCGGCAACCCGGAGGAGCTCGTCGGCGCGGCGTTGCTGCTCTGCGCCCCGGTGGCGGGGAGCTTCATCACCGGCACGGCGCTGTACGTCGACGGCGGCTTCACCGGGATGCGATTCTGA